In Bacillota bacterium LX-D, the following proteins share a genomic window:
- the spoVAD gene encoding stage V sporulation protein AD: MNQASKKVGEQTFSFANPPVIISSAAVVGPKEGEGPLKNYFDHISKDIYFGQKSWEKAEQTMLESTLKIALEKANLEPQDIDCMFAGDLLNQTVSANYTARQLSIPFFGLYGACSTMYESMMLGAILVDGGFANYVLAATSSHYASAEKQYRFPTEQGVQRPLNSQWTVTGSGAVVIANQGEGPRITYATVGKVIDLGIKDTNDMGSAMAPAATDTIIRHLKDTGRSPEYYDLIITGDLATIGHALTIKLAEQQKIDLTSNYTDCGILIFHPGQDVHSGGSGCGCCAVVTAGYLMKQLQSGKYKKILGVGTGALLSPCTVQQGESIPGIGHAVAIEI, encoded by the coding sequence ATGAATCAAGCAAGTAAAAAAGTTGGGGAACAAACATTTTCTTTTGCCAATCCGCCAGTTATTATATCTTCTGCAGCTGTAGTTGGTCCAAAAGAAGGAGAGGGACCATTAAAAAATTATTTTGATCATATTAGTAAGGATATTTACTTTGGTCAGAAGTCATGGGAAAAAGCAGAGCAAACAATGCTAGAATCTACGCTAAAGATCGCTTTAGAAAAAGCAAACCTAGAACCACAAGATATTGATTGCATGTTTGCAGGTGATTTATTAAACCAAACTGTTAGTGCTAATTACACGGCAAGACAGTTAAGTATTCCATTTTTCGGATTGTACGGAGCCTGCTCAACTATGTATGAGAGTATGATGTTAGGGGCAATTTTAGTGGATGGTGGATTTGCCAATTATGTTTTAGCAGCTACTTCCAGTCACTATGCTTCTGCAGAAAAGCAATATAGGTTTCCAACGGAACAGGGAGTACAGCGCCCTTTAAATTCCCAATGGACTGTTACGGGATCTGGAGCAGTTGTAATAGCTAATCAGGGAGAAGGACCGCGTATAACTTATGCTACAGTTGGAAAAGTTATTGACTTAGGAATTAAGGATACCAACGATATGGGCAGTGCCATGGCACCAGCAGCAACGGACACTATTATTCGGCATTTAAAGGACACTGGGCGCAGCCCTGAATATTATGACTTAATTATTACAGGAGACTTAGCTACCATTGGACATGCTTTAACTATAAAATTAGCAGAACAACAAAAAATAGATTTGACTTCAAATTATACGGACTGTGGAATTTTAATATTTCATCCAGGACAAGATGTCCACTCAGGAGGCAGTGGTTGTGGTTGTTGTGCTGTAGTGACTGCTGGTTATTTAATGAAGCAACTACAAAGTGGCAAATATAAGAAAATATTGGGTGTAGGAACTGGTGCTCTTTTAAGTCCTTGTACTGTACAACAGGGGGAGTCAATACCGGGAATTGGTCATGCTGTTGCTATAGAAATATAA
- a CDS encoding glycosyltransferase family 4 protein, which produces MNIAFFSDSYRPYTSGVVQSIETFRSEFHSLGHNVYIFAPNYPNCKKEKAVFRFMSIPAPTLHDFTLAIPIAPSLGRTVEDLKIDVIHVHSPFLLGRLGAKTAKKHNIPLVYTYHTLYDHYVHYLPIAQNLTRWVVRKVSKEFCNNCDLVITPTKAVQNVLMQYGVNSQIRTVPTGINLKEYGCGDHNWLQATYGILPKDLILLFVGRLAQEKNLEFLLRAFQIILRSCTNTTLVLVGGGPQESYFRQLCSKLQIDKKVVFTGSLSHKQVINAYLSADIFVFSSVTETQGLVLGEAKAAGLPVVAVEAFGTKEMVGHEIDGFLTPMDLNIFSHSIIRLLRQPELRLKFGNNAKHTVQNISSNYSAECLLGYYNQILNYKNRAVS; this is translated from the coding sequence TTGAATATTGCCTTTTTTAGTGATAGCTACCGCCCATATACTAGTGGTGTAGTACAATCAATTGAGACATTTCGTTCTGAATTTCATTCTTTAGGTCATAATGTTTATATTTTTGCTCCCAATTATCCTAACTGTAAAAAGGAAAAAGCAGTTTTTCGTTTTATGTCTATCCCCGCACCAACTTTACATGATTTTACTTTAGCTATTCCTATAGCACCTAGTTTAGGAAGGACTGTAGAGGATTTAAAAATTGATGTTATTCATGTGCACTCTCCCTTTCTTTTAGGTAGATTAGGAGCTAAAACAGCTAAAAAGCATAACATTCCATTAGTATATACGTACCATACATTATACGATCATTATGTACACTATTTACCAATTGCCCAGAATTTAACAAGGTGGGTAGTCCGTAAAGTTAGTAAGGAATTTTGTAATAATTGTGATTTAGTTATAACACCAACTAAGGCAGTACAAAATGTTTTAATGCAGTACGGAGTTAATTCCCAAATACGTACAGTTCCTACTGGTATTAACTTAAAAGAGTATGGTTGCGGTGACCATAATTGGTTACAAGCTACCTATGGCATTTTGCCTAAAGATTTGATCTTACTTTTTGTAGGCCGCTTGGCCCAAGAAAAAAATTTAGAATTCTTGCTTCGTGCTTTTCAAATAATTTTGAGATCATGTACAAACACTACATTAGTCCTTGTTGGTGGTGGGCCTCAAGAATCATATTTTCGACAGCTTTGCTCCAAATTACAAATTGATAAAAAAGTAGTTTTTACTGGTTCACTTTCCCATAAACAAGTTATAAATGCCTATTTAAGTGCTGATATTTTTGTATTTTCTTCAGTTACTGAAACTCAGGGTTTGGTTTTAGGCGAAGCCAAAGCTGCCGGTTTGCCAGTTGTAGCAGTAGAGGCTTTTGGTACAAAAGAAATGGTTGGACATGAAATTGATGGCTTTTTAACGCCAATGGATTTAAATATTTTTTCTCATTCCATTATCCGCTTATTGCGGCAGCCGGAATTGCGGCTTAAGTTTGGTAATAATGCTAAACATACAGTGCAAAATATATCATCCAATTATTCAGCTGAATGTTTACTAGGCTATTATAATCAAATCCTAAATTATAAAAATCGTGCAGTTAGTTAA
- a CDS encoding SpoVA/SpoVAEb family sporulation membrane protein gives MKMVKSVQPKPPLIRNAVGAFLSGGLICLIAQLILNGFLALGLNLKDAGTATTVCMIGIGALLTGLGLYDNIAKFAGAGSMIPITGFANSIVAPALEAKTEGPIYGIAAKIFTIAGPVLTYGFIISILIGFIYYFLV, from the coding sequence ATGAAAATGGTTAAATCAGTGCAACCTAAACCTCCCCTAATCCGAAATGCAGTGGGAGCTTTCTTAAGTGGGGGTCTAATTTGTCTAATTGCCCAGCTTATTTTAAATGGCTTTTTGGCGTTAGGTTTAAACCTTAAGGATGCTGGAACAGCAACAACTGTTTGTATGATAGGTATAGGGGCTTTACTAACTGGTTTAGGGCTTTATGATAATATTGCTAAATTTGCTGGTGCTGGCTCGATGATTCCAATTACTGGATTTGCTAATTCTATTGTTGCTCCAGCTCTTGAAGCTAAAACAGAAGGTCCTATTTATGGAATTGCCGCTAAAATCTTTACGATTGCTGGACCCGTCTTAACCTACGGCTTTATAATTTCTATTTTGATTGGTTTTATTTATTACTTTTTAGTGTAA
- a CDS encoding P1 family peptidase: MNKINYNVTDVPGVLVGHASNKSARTGCTVILLPRGSTGGVDVRGGAPGTRETDLLRPMHLVPEIHAILLAGGSAFGLDAASGVMEFLEQKDIGFNTGEALVPIVPSAVIYDLAIGNSKTRPDKKMGIEACQSAKSGLISEGAIGAGTGATVGKALGMDYCSFGGIGNWAVHTSDGLIVAALVVVNAFGEVIGEDGSIIAGVRQPKGNFLPTLNIMAEKDAQFNPMTNTTIGAIVTNAALTREEVNKVAQMAHNGLAKSIRPVHTLYDGDTIFSVATGKIKADVNLIGALSAEVLATAVRRGVQESANEKGN; the protein is encoded by the coding sequence ATGAATAAAATTAATTACAATGTTACTGATGTTCCAGGTGTATTAGTAGGACATGCATCCAATAAATCAGCCCGTACAGGGTGCACTGTTATTTTACTGCCCCGCGGGAGCACTGGTGGTGTCGATGTACGGGGTGGTGCGCCAGGAACTAGAGAGACAGATCTTTTGCGACCTATGCATTTAGTTCCGGAAATTCATGCTATTCTCTTGGCAGGGGGATCCGCTTTTGGTTTAGATGCTGCTTCCGGAGTTATGGAATTCCTTGAACAAAAAGACATTGGTTTTAATACTGGAGAAGCACTTGTGCCAATTGTACCAAGTGCAGTAATATACGATTTGGCTATTGGTAATTCAAAGACGAGGCCAGATAAAAAAATGGGTATTGAGGCTTGTCAATCTGCCAAAAGTGGTCTCATTTCAGAAGGAGCCATAGGAGCAGGGACTGGAGCTACTGTTGGAAAGGCCTTAGGTATGGATTACTGTAGTTTTGGTGGAATAGGAAATTGGGCAGTGCATACATCTGACGGATTAATTGTAGCAGCATTAGTGGTAGTTAATGCTTTTGGTGAAGTAATTGGGGAAGATGGGAGCATAATTGCTGGAGTACGTCAGCCAAAAGGGAATTTTTTACCGACTCTAAATATTATGGCTGAAAAAGATGCACAGTTTAACCCCATGACTAATACGACTATTGGAGCTATAGTTACTAATGCCGCACTTACCAGGGAAGAGGTAAATAAAGTTGCTCAAATGGCTCACAATGGCTTGGCTAAAAGTATTAGACCTGTTCATACCTTATATGATGGAGATACAATTTTTAGTGTGGCAACGGGAAAAATAAAAGCAGATGTGAATCTTATTGGGGCCCTATCTGCGGAAGTGTTAGCAACTGCTGTTCGTAGAGGGGTACAAGAATCTGCAAATGAAAAAGGCAATTAA
- a CDS encoding DUF1015 domain-containing protein, translated as MIDIIGLNGIRPTQEIIKDFTCPPYDVIKPGTPLGLFLSNNPDSLYHIILGNEPELALKNFLETNKLVEDSKPCYYIYEQTYGEQQRTGILAAVEVSDYSEGKIIRHEKTFNDKVKGRLELSRKTGFTFEPIFLLTKAPISSILTEIKKSIEPFYEFTSDFANLSDLHNIKNKIYRVEEKSKFGLRLKEAIGNKSLYIADGHHRYHAALINNQTHCLAYICEQAAIQAYNRVINGLKPFSSIKDELNLRKVTQFQTPLKHQFCIYTRDGIYELNARNIPDDIVGKLDCSILEQELYPLLGLTHSMIKEIKHFDYYPETELEKMKHCVDTGKYDLAVALHPVSLEELMAVAEAGLKNTNIVMPEKSTYFAPKILSGIFIYRHKLK; from the coding sequence ATGATTGACATTATTGGATTAAATGGCATCAGACCCACTCAAGAAATAATCAAGGATTTTACTTGTCCACCCTATGATGTTATAAAACCTGGCACACCCTTAGGGCTTTTTTTAAGCAATAACCCTGATTCTTTGTATCATATTATACTTGGGAATGAGCCAGAATTAGCTTTAAAAAACTTTTTAGAAACTAACAAGCTAGTTGAAGATAGCAAACCTTGTTACTATATTTATGAACAGACCTATGGAGAGCAACAGAGAACTGGAATATTGGCAGCAGTAGAGGTTTCAGACTATAGTGAAGGTAAAATAATTAGACATGAAAAAACCTTTAATGATAAGGTCAAAGGCAGGCTAGAGTTAAGTAGAAAAACTGGATTTACTTTCGAACCAATTTTTCTTTTAACCAAAGCTCCCATATCCTCTATCTTGACTGAAATTAAAAAAAGTATAGAGCCATTTTATGAGTTCACTTCCGATTTTGCAAATTTATCAGACCTGCATAATATAAAAAACAAAATTTATCGAGTCGAAGAAAAAAGTAAATTTGGACTTCGTTTAAAAGAAGCTATAGGGAATAAGTCACTTTATATTGCTGACGGACATCATCGGTATCATGCGGCACTTATAAACAATCAGACACATTGTCTAGCATATATCTGTGAACAGGCTGCAATTCAAGCTTATAACAGAGTTATCAATGGACTAAAACCTTTTTCGAGCATTAAAGACGAACTAAATTTAAGAAAAGTTACGCAATTTCAAACGCCACTTAAACATCAATTTTGCATTTATACTAGAGATGGCATTTACGAATTAAACGCAAGAAATATACCTGATGATATTGTAGGTAAACTAGACTGCAGTATTTTAGAACAAGAATTATACCCCTTACTTGGCTTAACTCATAGTATGATCAAAGAAATTAAACACTTCGATTATTATCCGGAAACTGAACTGGAAAAAATGAAACACTGTGTTGACACTGGAAAATACGATTTAGCAGTAGCACTGCATCCAGTTTCTTTGGAAGAATTAATGGCTGTAGCTGAGGCGGGACTTAAAAATACAAATATTGTAATGCCTGAGAAATCAACTTATTTTGCTCCCAAAATTTTATCAGGAATATTTATCTATCGTCATAAATTAAAATAG
- a CDS encoding stage V sporulation protein AE, producing MKRKVIIITDGDKVAQRCIENIAQKVGGRCISLSAGNPTPLKGSEIVELIKQAHHDPVFVMFDDRGCCSKGPGEKAMEYIGKDPDIEILGAVAVASNTSNTKGIKVDYSVTSEGTLVDQAVDKFGNSLPSHSNILYGDTVDALNHLNIPIVIGTGDTGKMDGADDIKRSSPVTTKAIIEILKKNGYNLPVNG from the coding sequence ATGAAAAGAAAAGTTATTATCATTACAGATGGTGATAAGGTAGCCCAGAGGTGCATAGAAAATATTGCTCAAAAAGTAGGAGGAAGGTGTATTTCTTTATCAGCGGGTAATCCAACTCCACTAAAGGGGAGTGAAATTGTAGAACTGATAAAACAAGCGCATCATGATCCTGTCTTTGTAATGTTTGATGATCGAGGTTGTTGTTCTAAAGGGCCTGGAGAAAAGGCCATGGAGTATATAGGCAAAGATCCTGACATTGAAATATTAGGAGCCGTAGCAGTTGCATCTAATACATCAAATACTAAAGGAATTAAAGTAGATTATTCCGTTACAAGTGAAGGAACACTTGTAGATCAAGCTGTTGATAAATTTGGAAATTCCCTACCATCCCACTCCAATATCTTATACGGGGATACGGTAGATGCATTAAATCATTTGAATATTCCAATTGTAATTGGAACTGGAGACACAGGGAAAATGGATGGAGCAGACGATATAAAAAGAAGCTCTCCTGTAACAACAAAGGCGATAATCGAAATATTAAAAAAAAACGGGTATAACCTACCTGTGAATGGCTAA
- the spoVAE gene encoding stage V sporulation protein AE: protein MSLLMAFIVGGVICLIGQLIVDLTPFNITSAHVMVGYVCAGAIISAFNLYQPLVDLGGAGATIPLSGFGHSLAQGAIEGAKTKGVLGVLGGGLEATAVGIAAAVAFGYIVANVFNPKG from the coding sequence ATGTCTTTGCTAATGGCCTTTATTGTTGGCGGTGTTATTTGTTTGATTGGGCAGTTAATAGTTGATTTAACTCCATTTAATATTACTAGTGCTCATGTGATGGTAGGATATGTTTGTGCAGGTGCTATCATAAGTGCTTTTAATCTATACCAACCTCTGGTGGACTTAGGGGGGGCTGGTGCTACTATACCATTAAGCGGCTTTGGTCATTCCCTAGCCCAAGGCGCAATTGAAGGTGCAAAAACTAAGGGTGTACTAGGTGTTTTAGGTGGAGGCCTGGAAGCGACTGCTGTTGGTATTGCGGCTGCAGTTGCTTTTGGTTATATTGTGGCAAATGTATTCAATCCAAAAGGTTAA